The Cydia pomonella isolate Wapato2018A chromosome 23, ilCydPomo1, whole genome shotgun sequence region GAAACAGGCATCCCAACCAAGTTAGTAGTACCTAACCTAGTACAAATACTGTTTATGTGTGTGCCAAAAGAGAGAGACTATCATCATTAGATAagcctacattttttacaatataaattatattttgtatttacctGAATTCAATACGAATTGGCAAATTGAAATACTGAAAGCTTGATGTCAATacgaatataatattaaaaaaatcatgcagtacctattacataataatgcctatatatatattaaagtaCGGAACAAAGATTACTGATTACCTCTCCCGAATCTCTATTGTCCATCCATTTTCAATTGCAACAGAGAGTCATAATTTACAGAAGAATTAGCAAAATAGGTATCACATTCGATTTTAATTTGAGGTTAATCGACTAATTTAAGGCCTTCATGCGAGTCATCTAATAAAAGTTCAATAATTATCATCTacataatagttaaataaaacatgtatatctttgtcagtagaaaaaggcagcaaatttgaaaaataaaggcGCGAGCGGTTGGCGATTTCAcgactttttaaccgacttccaaAAATTAGTAGATTTTCAATTCgaccgtattttttttctactgacaaattggtgTGCCAGACtgtctgtgatttgtctaaagtataaataaatcattttatatgttttttggcatttcatttttgttagTGAAGCATTATTTCAGTACATTTTTCAATCTTGTAGTGACATGTCTAAAGTTTGTAAAAATACTGAGAATAAGTAAAACTCATGGGTCATCAATAAACAAAGTCAAATAaataagtagaaaaaaaacttgTGGCTTAGGTACATACCTAGGTACTGTACTGGTATAGCTTCATGAAAATACTctttcatcaaaaataataagatGACATTACCCCTATTTTGATGAGTaacagtatttatatttttcctcTATTATAGTATGTCCACcgaaaacattataaaaatatcacaCCTAGCTAATCTACTCATCGTATTcaagtacctacataagtaACGTTGGCACCgctaaaactacttaattaatGTCTTCATAATTTcacaattttaagcaaaatactGTATTTACTCTCTTTTATTGAATTTGAATACTGAATATTTACAATTAATCCAAATAAAATGCAAAACGACATTATAATGatggtatatatttaaaattgcacAGATACCTTAAAGCATAGCTTTggtatactataaaataataaaaataattcatttataaacttaaacttgtaaaaaaaactttcacaCTTCAATCGGTACGGTACAGTTACGGACTTTGACTGAACCATTAAGGAGTTAGGCTGATTGTCAATACTTATACTAAAATGTCCGATGTAAAGAAAACCCTAAACCCGAACAATAAAAGTCCATGACTGTACCAAAAAATCCTAAAAACTAATCTCACATTCTCCACTCTCCTGTATAAGAGGAGAATAAActgattaaaaacaatattttggaCGATCCGAAACATTAAACAGCGGATAAAAAGTACATATATAGACTTtggatattaaaaaaagaaaaagattgATTCTCTTTCCGATAGTTAAGGACATTGAAATATCCATCTTAGATTTGGTTATACACGATTCATATGtgaatattttaagttatttccCTACCCTTAAATAATggttgaaaacaaaaaataaatgccGATACATGTTAAACTTGCCTACGTAAAATAGTAACCAAATAGGTTGTCAGAATGGTACAAATACAAACATCAAACACACAAGTTAGGCAATTTCGATATGCATCTACCTGCACTTCCGTCCGGGTTTGCTCCTAAAAGCTCTAGTTATTAAACGGACAGCCACCATTCACTGGAAATTAACACTCATAGCCCTGACGACTTACAATTCTAACCTAAGCGACTCCATAGTCCTGCCCAAGGGCGGCGAGAGACACGAAGGCCATGCCAAGGAACACGGAGCCGAGCAGATCTCCCAACGCTGTCAGATAAGGGATAGCTGCGTTGTCGGGATCCTTCTTTCGTTTCCACATGAGATGGATTAGCACGTAGGCCATGTATAAGAGCACCAttacctgaaaataaattagaattaaTGTAGATTCAACTAATGTCCCGTTTTAACCAAAATGGGGCGTAGTGAGGTTAATATAAGAGCGTTATTTGTTCCTctaattttacacaaatttttgatatatttggCTATCAGAGAAGTTCCTGACTACCACCAAACAACAAAAATGTGTCCAAAGAAATGAGGCATTCGAAACGCCCAAGATATTAAAACAGTGAGAAAtcctttaaaatatattaaagaatgAAGAACACACTGTTAAAAATAAGCGAAACAAAACTGATACAAAACTTTCATAATTGATTAAGCACATAGAAAGCAGATTTAATCACTTACAAAAAAGAGTTTCGCGAAAATAGTTCAGTATTGGATGTTAGGATGTACCTACACCTTGAAATAACTTACAGGTACTAATCTTTATGTAACCAATTAAGTTCACCAGAAAAATTCTTAAGGTAAAAAAGGAATAGGtaagataaatacttacttgcAACAAGGAGCAGATGAGATACGTGATCCCGAAGGCTACGCCAATAGACACGTAGCCCATGTAGAGCCAGTCGGCGACGATCATGAAGATGATCTGGCCGAACACGGCCAGGACTAGCAGCATGCGGGCCACCTTGGCTGCGGCGGCTGGAAGATCATACAGACAAGGTTAGAATACAGGGGAAATATCTATATGAATAGCCCTGGTGTTGCTAGTCTCAAAGGTGGATGCACAGTAAGGATATGATGGTCGTATGTCTACCTGACGGCATGATAATGAAAAGATCCGTCTCTTTCAAAAAAGTGACACAtaatttatcacgtggataaagccatccataatacgcctgcAGGTTTCATATTTAGAGAATATACCTAATACTCGTACAAGACACTCCCTTCACAAGAAAAATCTTCCACGGTCATTTTATTAGATATTACCTCCAGGACGCTGCCTGATGTAGACAGACTGTTAAATCAAAAAAACTAAGCACAGCagcttcttctttttcttccttGTTACCTCGTGACCAAGGGTTGCGATCACATTCATTATTTTGTGCACGAAGATTCTCCATTCTGTACGATTTTCCGCCTCCCTAATTATAGGCCCCTGTGTAGAGCCAGGGCCTTCTTAGCCGCCTAGCTAGGTAGAAACATCCAAACTTACTTCCAATGAACAGCGTCTTCCAAGGCCACTCCAGTAGCCTCGATCCCTCGGGAAGAACTCCTGGGATTGCTGTTTGATGCAGATGTGTTGCCAGTCGGGAGGACTGCACACAGACCAGGTTTCCACCGATACCGTTGACGATGGGCTGGAACACCTCGTATCCCGTAAAACGATCTACGGCTTGGTCGAGCACGATACCACCGATTCTGTGCAAAAAGTCACGTATTAGATCAGGGCCAGCCTCCGCTTTCTTTCCGCGTATAGAATTTGGCTATTTTGCGGAAAATATAATGTTATGGGATTGGTAGATTAGAATAACTTGATCACTCGTAAATACAGGTACCCATCCTGCAACATGTTTCAAATTCGATGCAATTTTTACTACCGGTATATCGATATACCAACCATTAATCTAATGGCAAGAGACGCTATTATTAGAATGAATGAATCAATAAATCCTTGTACGTTTTCGTCAGATGATGGCAACAATCAACTTACCCACTAATGAAGAGCGCGGAGATCACAGGAGTCCATCCTGTTGTTAGAACAGGTTTTGTATGTTTATTGCGATACACAATGAATACCCAGACGGGGAGCAGGCTGCAGTATACACAGATGATGACGATGGGTTGCCACAGGGATGTTTCTGGAAGATAAGTACCTAAGTGTTATTGTGAGCTTATTAATTATAGGATCATTTAGAGAATTCTGACATAAGAGACGCCACTCTGTGTCGGGACAACCAATACGGACTACAATATAAGGCACGTGATTGTTTCCATGGCGTTTTCTATAAAGGATTGTCACTTTCCTGGGCTTGCTGTTCTGGACAGACCAGGATATGGAGCTTATTAGAACTGGATAGTTCTAGAGATGAAGAACGGTCAAAAATTTTACAAATGGGTTACAATCCTATAGGTAAGTAGCAAACTTACTATGTAGCAACCTGGTAAATACGATATTTGAAGAGGATTATCAAACCATGCAACATTAAGCAAAAAACTCAAATAGTATTTCTATGTAGTGTTTCTACTTTTAAATACCGAACACAATGACAAAATGGTCAATTCCATATCCATAGCTTCAACATTAAGCTACATGATAACGTAacagaaacaaattaaattaaataaaacaacaacagTGCTTCTACATTAAATGATAATAGTATCTAGCTCGTAATTAACTAATATTGAAGTCATCACACTAATGAATAGGTACTAAAGGCAGGCATGTAGTAACAAATACCAATTTTAACAGGCTCCGTGGGGCCGACGTCGGCCTGCACCTCTTGGCCTGTGGCCTCTTCCTTGGGAGGAATTATATCTACACAACCAAACACAGAATGTCTCAGACATTATCCAATACTTAGTTTGCATGTTTCTTAAACGATATACTATAATTTACGTATGTTGCGTATAcattttgaacgccaagaacgcTTATAATACGGACGCCGTCAATGAAGCCTCCTTCCTTTAAGTATTTACATTGGTTTGCTTGCGCCCATGCTCTTGACGTGTATGTGACGTTGGGCTTAAAAATCTGCACCAATAGGGGCCGTGTGGGTTGGACGGTCTGCtgtcttgtggcctgaattggaAACCTATACTTTACATTTCACGTTAAAGCAGGTGCTCCCTACAACGGCTCATGTAcctacgttttcttgtgcattgaAGGTTCTGCCATCTGGTGGCCTACATTGGAAGCTTAAACTAGACATTTATATTTCGCGTCAAGAAGCAGGAGGCTCCTGCGTTGGCACCTACAgctcatgcacgctccctacaGTTCCTAAAAAATACTGTCACTCAAAAGCTGCTGACTTCAAGATTGAAATTGCTATGATGATGTAGAAAGCAATCTGGTACAAACACTTACGTATCTGCTCGTACATGTACTGCGCAGTGACAGCCAAAACGGAGTTACTGACAATGTCGCCGATAGACGCCGCTAGCGGCGTAGCCACGTTGTCCGGATTCACCTTGAAACGGTGAGAGCCGATGATCACCATCACTAGTACGAAATCTGCAATTGAAGAGATATTACCATCAATAATGATACATCGTATTGTGTCGCTATCGTATTTAGCTCAAATACAGACCCTTCTTGGTCAGACCGTCGGATGTTGTGAAGGGTTGTTGGAGATTCTCTTGGTGGATCTTCTGCTTTACGGTTGCCATTTAAGAACCTTTTGGTgacagctgcattactgttgtgcCGTCGGTGTacctgtcaatttccttgattaAGTGAGTAACGCTCACCgttgcattactgccgcgattatgacgttcattccTTCCCTCATTTTATCCAGGAAATGACAAATACAGCGGCTGCAACTACGAcaccgcaacagtaatgcagctgcagttgacattcgAACGTCACCTTTTCTGCTTTCTACCTAGTGAGCACTGCcaacttaaatttaaacttaattatgaCAACTTAAAGCTATGTCCACAACGAGAAGGAAGACGGTGAAAGCTACCTAGTGTAAAAACAGCAGCAGCACGTAGTCCCCGTtgaaggttttatttatttatttaaaccttattgcacagcaaaaaattacaaaaggcgaacttaatgccagcaggcattctctaccagttaaccctCCGTCCAAACAGAGAACAAGCAGTAATAGGTGCAAGAAATATTAACAGAGTacgaaaatttaatattaaatataaattcggTCTTGTCGGTGATGATGTTGATGACGATGGCAAAGATGGCTACCACCGTCGCTGCTACTAtcgcttgtttaccaccgacatCATTTAAACACCTACCTAGTATAAAACACGTGGTGGTGGCGGTGAACACCGCGGATGAGATCAGGAGCAACACGTAGTCCCCGTTGAAGGTTTTGTCGGTGATGATGTTGATTACGATGGCGAAGATGGCTACCACTGTCGCTGCTACTATCGCTTGTACCTGGAGACAGAATgaacatattttaataacaattatgGTCTAAGATAGTTGAGTTACAATTGTATGCTTTAAGCCGTTTCTTTGCACATAGAGGGAGTCTCGTTAACTATGAAGTTCTACTGAATGTTGAGATATGTACTCACCCCTaaaaaattttatttgacattcatttTAATGTGTCTTACAACTCATTATTTTActcgagcccacggtgtatatcatAACTGCTAAAACGAGATCTTGGAAAGAGCAGACCTCCTTGTTGTTACACGCGGGCTTGTACCACTAACAGATTAATTACCTGCACTAACGACACATTTCCGACGACCATGGACAGAATTTCCCTCGTGGACGTCATGTTCCCGAGATTGGCCTGCGTGGACAGACGGGACGCCAGACACATGTCCAAGTTGCCTACGAACAAAATACATggattttaataacaaataactcGGTAAGGCTTGTCTCCAAAACCTCTAAATATGTATCCACACCGCAGTTAACTTTTGTGGAGCTACAgtaagcagtgttggccgaacgttgaccatattgaaaactaaccattacaaattgaaccgtaaaccgtaacggacggttacagtttacggttcaatttgtaatggttagttttcaatatggtcaattgtaattaacgttcggccaacattgACAGTAAGTAACTAGATAAAAttacctaatttaaatattaccaTGTTACAAAGTGTTGCTCCAAAAAGTTAACTGTGATGTTGATGTGATGAGGAAGTTCTGTACTTCATATAATTTGTCTATTagaattgtttttgtttctcaCGCATTTTTTGTTATCACTTAAACATTTATTCCATACTCAAGTCCTAATAACCGGAGATCAGTGCTCTTGtacatttaaatacattttcgcGTGACTAATATTAAAGCTAACAcgataataatgtaaaaaagaCATGTTTTTGGGAGACAATCAGCAAATTGTGCgaaacatattataatacacGGCATAACCGGTCGGGCCATTGTATTCAGATAAAATCATgtatttattcagaaaacaGTTTGACAACGGAATGATCGTCATTCGTGTGTTTATAGAATATTTTTCATGAATATTAAGTATTAGCATGTGCGTAGGTAACGTTGCAGCATTTGGAGAAAATATATCGACTACTTTTGGTGCAAAGAGTGAATGGGATATTATACTCGTTGTGTGATTTTTCAGGAGAGCCAAAAATCTACTTTTTCTAAGAAAAACCAAAATTTATCTTTATACCTATACGATTATCTTCCGAGCTCTTTTTTACTAGATACATTTtcgtaatttttagttttattttaagctatttttttttcaaactaaacatacaaataagtgaaataattaggtacggtcacgtctaaaATAATCGTctaatatcgatacggacaaagtgccaaaatctatacactaccctaatatatgggccataaagtcgtgtatacatatttatggcacctcgatcgtgtcgatgttttcagacgtgactgtacctatctgCTCAATAATAAGTTACCTAATTAGATATTATTAGACGCGTTTATTCAAGTTTTCTGATAACTCTATAAGCAAATATAACATGCGCTGGATAGTTCTAGGACAGGCCTCTCATCCCTTACACTTTATGTGGCTTCCTCAAAGGCTACatctacttacctacttataaatatgtatgtagttcCGTTGTGCGGTGAACACAGccattgaagcgctggtggcctagcggtaagagcatgcggcttgcaatccggaggtctcgggttcaaaccccagctcgtaccaatgagtttttcggaacttatgtacgaaatatcacttgatatttatcagtcgcttttcggtgaaggaaaacatcgtgaggaaaccggactaatcctaacaaggcctagtttaccctctgggttggaaggtcagatggcagtcactttcgtaaaaactagtgcctacgccaaatcttgggattagttatcaagcggaccccaggctcccatgagccgtgacaaaatgccgggacaacgcgaggaagaagaagattggcCGATATAAGATTGATTGATTGAGATTGACCGGGATTGGTAAATGAAAAATACCTGTTACGAGTAGACCACGAATTgagataatataattttaattcggTCCGTTACTTGCTCCCCACTGGGTGATTGTGCTCCAGCAgtttttatatatgaaaaaaaactatatcacAACCTCATTTAGGTGGTTACATCATGATACGAGTAGTAGTGATAGtctatttttgaagtgaaaacttctttagcgccgctgtgcactttttgtgatggggacaAAAAGgctaaactcgcgtcaggtcacgtgaccgtcagttgcgtcaggtcacgtgaccgtcagattgaaaattcgtaagacggacacgtgtcacgtgacatcatggtgacgtgcaaattgagtGTCaccgaagcctggttacttttgaaaaatcgtatctcattcaagtgttacattttattttcttcataatcaaaatgCTGTCATAACGgctaaagaggtttaatctttgttaattgtgttgtattgtatctttgtgttgttgggtgtctatgattgtagatatttaaattttcctTACCCAAAAGTTAagtaacagaaaagaagcgtgattgttttacttaatatgatggtgaacgattcattaacatttactgattatgtaggctgtagtcctgctcacgtctcatgaattactctgtatatgttatatattaacactaaaattcgcatttcaatgTATcgtccacactcaaatttattttcgtaggtataatagaggattatctctttttataaaactgctactcaatttctccaaaatatcaaaaatgtacaacgttaatattcaagttttcacttctgccggcactcccggagagCAACCCGATTTTTTTTACCATATAAACCAACATATCTACCACActataataatttcaaaaattatatttaatatcgaATTTTAGACCAAAATAATGAgggcacattttacggtaacaGACTTTCTTGGCATTCGTGCCCTAATGCAGGCCTTCAACATGAAAGTATGCTGCCCTATTTCTACAATAGTCATGTTACGAAAAATTCTAACCAAAGGGttaacagcaaaactgctagggaACTTCTAGGGCTCCAAACACAAAACCGGCGCGGTCACtagaatatttataaacacatgtttcaaactggaaagaaacaagatgcgacatgcaggttctgcctcCTGGAGGAGagtgcaatgcacattctctattcctgtggaccactaatgtcaaaaagaagtatctacttagggcggcatgtattgcCAACCCTATGAGGttcagaacattacggcccaaagaatctggaacgtCCTGGATTCAAGCGATGCTGGattgagtcggtcaggaccaaaaaactaaaaggaatgaaatcccaccacgaactaaaaggaactagttcatcttaagcgctcttaatcggtctcggtcctagttcagtagtcggtacCTAGTAACAAATAGTCTATAGCGGTGTCCCTCTCGCACACTACatatagaccaatagtgggaccggatttttgccctataagtttcgataattctaaagagtgaaaagtgatgtttatctggtatgggacatatttttaagcatatttgtaatatatgaagaaaatttagaacgagcgttagatataaataaggtatttatgtatttttattgatgaattttgaatattgaattaaagtacaaaatttaagcatcgtcttttataatatgtatgaggctttatgctatcaaatttttagaaaaaaaatcaacgtgctactttgtcaaactcaaattagcttattattttgtcaatattgaattaaagtttgaaaaatccacaatatcatatctaaattcttaagttaataggcaaggcaaaaaattagaagaataggatatgtgctttacaattaataagcgttttttgtcctgtaagttctaatattgaattaaagtccgtagagataagtctattactataaaataatatatgcagccattttatggaaaggtagaaatatctgtgtgtagcttgcattgtaatagtaaaatcaacttaaaaaggcgcgaaattcataaccacgccgcgctggtccgtcaacatgtcggctcggcgcgcgggagcctatcgtagccgacctagtgagcgatagatacctcgccccgcccgcgccccccgctcagcttcgcaagcgctgtttgtcttttctttcaaatcattcatttgtttgtttatcgtgcacataaattagatgcggacattacatgaatttaattatagaataaaagttattatgacttcaaaatgagtgaaaaatgtttgatatgtgtactgtactgacttagtaacagaaaaaacgaggaattgagcagttaataactgcgagcaaataatctttcttggtgatgggaaagttaaatatttctacgggaaggaggaactacgtttccataaaaagtgtagattatacattgagtcgaaggctataccggcgtacaaaagactaatggaggtggcatcagagggcttaccgcgaaccacgttcgacgtgttgcctccctgtcatacttacgtacgaatttacaagtgcgacagagaggtaacacgtcgaacgtggttcgcgataggccctcaaatgtacagccaagtgacgatgatgaaaattacattttcaaaacttttgtcttttggtaccattgtgttagccgtctgtacttactttcaacatcaCTCAcaacgacgaccggtttggcctagtgggtagtgaccctgcctacaaagctgaaggtcccgggttcaaatcctggtaagggcatttattcgtgtgatgagcatggatatttgttcctgagtcatgggtgttttctatgtatttaagtatttataaatatttatatattatatatatcgttgtctaagtgccctcaacacaagccttattgagcttactgtgggacttagtcaatttgtgtaataatgtcctataatatttatttaaaatattattatttatttatttatttaacatatattagtagtttatgttactgctacataataaaaggcattaaaatacacgagtgtgggcttaggaaacgaacgaagtgagtttcttaaaaagatcacacgagtgttttaatgcctaattatcttatacctttaaacgagcaattcttgtatatatatatttccgggatctcggaaacggctctaacgattttgctgaaatttggtatatgggggtttttgggggtaaacaatcgatctagattagtcttatgtttgggaaaacgcgtgttttcgagttttcatgcgtttttctttcgacgcagaatatggtcgctaatttcgtgttgccggccactgtccgtctggtccagcgggttaagacgcggactgctaaacgagtgttacgggttcgaatctcgcctggtgactaactttttttttttatatgttcaattttatatatattttttttaatttttattgttttagacaagtttaatttagtaaaagaatgtagttaagattatcacctatacaccaccatattacaataaatagttaattataaccgagcaaagctcggtcgcccaggtactgtatagttattgcaggtagttcgcaatcacatttttagcacaggcattataagagaggtatgggcattgtaaatgtcatctggctctgtgtggtagggcacagcacagcggatgtcattccagatctagagcagaacccaactggggaagtacctccaccttacagaaaatcgcagccaaataacactagaccctactcatagtgttgtgttcctgccggtgagtaaggttgccagagctcaacgaggggtgggagggtgttagggtcggcaacgcgcatgtaactcctctggagttgcaggcgtacataggctacggatactgcttaccatcaggcaggccgtatgcttgtttgccatcgacgtagtataaaaataaataaaaaaaacacacacaattaaaatatttcatacgacatgtgctaattatttgtctcagtgtaaacaaaaatatatcataattttgatatcaattttcaaattcaaaatggcggacatgttttataacttattttaagaaattatgagtagtttaagactttaaaaagcaagaaattgtttcttgcttctgtttgtatatgtatcatgtagtatttgatgttttcattatttttgaaagtcctcagggtgccgattacgaaaatgacatccattatggaacccaagatggcggacattaatttttcttaaaaatctgtatgggtgtcatctccgaggttcttcgaggtttcgattacgaaaatgacgtccattttgcaatccaagaacgcgaacattattttttcttaaaaatcgatatgggtgtcatctccgaggttcctcggggatccgattacgaaaatgacgttcattttgaaatccaagatggcggaaattattttttcttaagtcgatatgggtgtcatatccgaggttcctcgggattccgattacggaaatgacgtctattttgaaatccaagatggcggacattaatttttcttaataatcgatatgggtgtcatctccgaggttcctcggggttccgattacgaaaatgacgttcattttgaaatccaagatggcggacattaatttttcttaaaaatcgatatgggtgtcatctccgaggttcctcggggatccgattacgaaaatgacgttcattttgaaatccaagatggcggaaattattttttcttaaaagtcgatatgggtgtcatatccgaggttcctcaggattccgatta contains the following coding sequences:
- the LOC133530596 gene encoding solute carrier family 41 member 2-like isoform X1, producing the protein MVGAPDVIKPVDKIDDYSPQLHGNPIFTISDEKLADTGVTMGSINSNGDLCPGDPPDKKITEADAEKQPLSGKKEEKWWTTMMQVAVPFFIAGCGTIGAGIVLGHVRNWEVFLNVSAIFVLVPSLSGLKGNLDMCLASRLSTQANLGNMTSTREILSMVVGNVSLVQVQAIVAATVVAIFAIVINIITDKTFNGDYVLLLISSAVFTATTTCFILDFVLVMVIIGSHRFKVNPDNVATPLAASIGDIVSNSVLAVTAQYMYEQIHIIPPKEEATGQEVQADVGPTEPVKIETSLWQPIVIICVYCSLLPVWVFIVYRNKHTKPVLTTGWTPVISALFISGIGGIVLDQAVDRFTGYEVFQPIVNGIGGNLVCVQSSRLATHLHQTAIPGVLPEGSRLLEWPWKTLFIGTAAAKVARMLLVLAVFGQIIFMIVADWLYMGYVSIGVAFGITYLICSLLQVMVLLYMAYVLIHLMWKRKKDPDNAAIPYLTALGDLLGSVFLGMAFVSLAALGQDYGVA
- the LOC133530596 gene encoding solute carrier family 41 member 2-like isoform X3; amino-acid sequence: MVGAPDVIKPVDKIDDYSPQLHGNPIFTISDEKLADTGVTMGSINSNGDLCPGDPPDKKITEADAEKQPLSGKKEEKWWTTMMQVAVPFFIAGCGTIGAGIVLGHVRNWEVFLNVSAIFVLVPSLSGLKGNLDMCLASRLSTQANLGNMTSTREILSMVVGNVSLVQVQAIVAATVVAIFAIVINIITDKTFNGDYVLLLISSAVFTATTTCFILDFVLVMVIIGSHRFKVNPDNVATPLAASIGDIVSNSVLAVTAQYMYEQIQTSLWQPIVIICVYCSLLPVWVFIVYRNKHTKPVLTTGWTPVISALFISGIGGIVLDQAVDRFTGYEVFQPIVNGIGGNLVCVQSSRLATHLHQTAIPGVLPEGSRLLEWPWKTLFIGTAAAKVARMLLVLAVFGQIIFMIVADWLYMGYVSIGVAFGITYLICSLLQVMVLLYMAYVLIHLMWKRKKDPDNAAIPYLTALGDLLGSVFLGMAFVSLAALGQDYGVA
- the LOC133530596 gene encoding solute carrier family 41 member 2-like isoform X2, coding for MSLINMGAKLEMFIEGYFNRMNGYATIDEKLADTGVTMGSINSNGDLCPGDPPDKKITEADAEKQPLSGKKEEKWWTTMMQVAVPFFIAGCGTIGAGIVLGHVRNWEVFLNVSAIFVLVPSLSGLKGNLDMCLASRLSTQANLGNMTSTREILSMVVGNVSLVQVQAIVAATVVAIFAIVINIITDKTFNGDYVLLLISSAVFTATTTCFILDFVLVMVIIGSHRFKVNPDNVATPLAASIGDIVSNSVLAVTAQYMYEQIHIIPPKEEATGQEVQADVGPTEPVKIETSLWQPIVIICVYCSLLPVWVFIVYRNKHTKPVLTTGWTPVISALFISGIGGIVLDQAVDRFTGYEVFQPIVNGIGGNLVCVQSSRLATHLHQTAIPGVLPEGSRLLEWPWKTLFIGTAAAKVARMLLVLAVFGQIIFMIVADWLYMGYVSIGVAFGITYLICSLLQVMVLLYMAYVLIHLMWKRKKDPDNAAIPYLTALGDLLGSVFLGMAFVSLAALGQDYGVA